The sequence CGACGCCGCCCAGCACGTCGGAGTGCCCGGCGAGGTACTTCGTGCTGCTGTGCATCACCACGTCCGCGCCCTCGCGGAAGGGGTCGGCGACGCCGGGCGGGGTCCAGGTGGCGTCCACCGCGAGCCGGGCGCCGGCCCGGTGCGCGAGGTCCACGGCGCCCGCGACGTCGCTGACCTTGAGGCTCGGGTTCGACGGGGTCTCCAGCCACACGAGGGCGACGTCGCCCGCGGCGAGCGCCGCGCCCACCGCGGCGAGGTCGGACGTGTCGACGAACCGCAGCGTCACGCCCCAGCGCTCCGCCTGCGCAAGCAGCAGCCGGCGGATGCCGTGATACATGTCGTCCGGCACGATCGCCACGCCGCCCGGATCGACGCTGCGCAGCAGCGCCGACGCCGCCGCGGACCCCGACGCGAAGGCGGCCGCGGCGGCGTGCAGGCCGGCCGCCGGGTGCAACGCGGCGACGGCCTCCTCGAGCCGCGTTCGCGTCGGGTTGCCGGTGCGGGCGTAGACGTACCCGGCCCGCGCGGAGCCGTCGGGCTCCTGGAGGAACGTGGTGCTGGGGTGGATGGGGGGCGTCACGGCGCCGGTCTCCGGGTCCGCGTCCGCGCCGGCGTGCACCGCCAGCGTCCGCAGGTCCGGCCCACCGTCGCGCGCGTCCCCGCCGCCGCTCACGCGGGGTCTCCGACGTCGTCGAGGCGCACGGGGACGCCGGCCTCCGCCAGAGCGCGCTTGACCTCGGGCACCGTCGTTTCGCCGCGGTGGAAGATGCCGGCCGCCAACGCCGCGTCGGCCTCGCCGACCTCGAGCACCTCGCGCAGGTGCGCCGCGGTCCCCGCGCCCCCCGACGCGACGACGGGGAGGTCGACGGCGCGCGCGACGGCGCGCGTGACCTCGAGGTCGTACCCGGTGGTCATGCCGTCGGCGTCGATGCTGTTGAGGACGATCTCGCCCGCACCGAGCGCCTGGCCGCGTTCGGCCCACGCGATCGCGTCGAGGCCGGTCGCCATCCGGCCGCCGGCGGTGAAGACCTCCCAGCCGCCCTCGGGACGGCGCTTCGCGTCGATCGACAACACGACCGCCTGCGCGCCGTAGTGGTCCGCCGCGCGGCGGATCACCTCGGGGTCGGCGACCGCCCCGGAATTGATCGAGACCTTGTCCGCCCCCGCGCGGAAGAGCGCCTGGACGTCGTCGAGCGTGCGTACGCCTCCGCCGACGGTGAGCGGCATGAAGCAGCGTTCCGCGACCCGGGTCGCGACGTCGAGGATCGAGGCGCGCCCCTCCGCGGTGGCGGTGATGTCGTAGAACACGAGTTCGTCGGCGCCTTGCGCGTCGTACCGCACGGCCATCTCGACCGGGTCGCCGACGTCGCGCAGGCCCCCCTCCTCGGCGCGACCGAACTGCTGGCCTCGCGTGACGCGCCCGTCGTGCACGTCGAGGCAGGGGATGATGCGCTTGGCGAGCATGCCGGACGATACCGCCTCGCCGACCGCGCGCGACGGCGTCAGCGATCGAGGCGGCTCAGGAGCTCCAGGTGGTGCGTGTGCGGTTGGAAGTCGAACGGCTCGACGTGCACCAATCGCCACCCCTGCGCGGTCCAGGCGGCGACGTCGCGCGCCCACGTCGCGACGTCGCAGGCGACGTACAGCACCGTCGCGGCCGGGGAGGCGGTGACCGCGTCGCGCAGGCCCTTCGACGCCCCCGCGCGGGGCGGGTCGAGCAGGACGGTGTCGGCCCCCGCCAGCGAGGCCCGGCGGGCGTCGCCGCGCTCGACGCGGACGCCGGCGAGACCGGCGCGCGCGACGTCGCGTCGCCCGCGC comes from Trueperaceae bacterium and encodes:
- a CDS encoding PLP-dependent transferase, which encodes MSGGGDARDGGPDLRTLAVHAGADADPETGAVTPPIHPSTTFLQEPDGSARAGYVYARTGNPTRTRLEEAVAALHPAAGLHAAAAAFASGSAAASALLRSVDPGGVAIVPDDMYHGIRRLLLAQAERWGVTLRFVDTSDLAAVGAALAAGDVALVWLETPSNPSLKVSDVAGAVDLAHRAGARLAVDATWTPPGVADPFREGADVVMHSSTKYLAGHSDVLGGVVVARSEDDPTFAFARSLQGLEGAVPSPFDAWLTLRGLRTLALRVRAASDTAETLATFLAGHPAVHAVAYPGRSDHPNHAVAAAQMDRFGAMLSFRVRGGADAARRVAAATRWFRPATSLGGVESLIEHRAPVEGPDTPTPEDLLRVSVGIEAADDLVRDLAAALATLEDA
- the hisF gene encoding imidazole glycerol phosphate synthase subunit HisF yields the protein MLAKRIIPCLDVHDGRVTRGQQFGRAEEGGLRDVGDPVEMAVRYDAQGADELVFYDITATAEGRASILDVATRVAERCFMPLTVGGGVRTLDDVQALFRAGADKVSINSGAVADPEVIRRAADHYGAQAVVLSIDAKRRPEGGWEVFTAGGRMATGLDAIAWAERGQALGAGEIVLNSIDADGMTTGYDLEVTRAVARAVDLPVVASGGAGTAAHLREVLEVGEADAALAAGIFHRGETTVPEVKRALAEAGVPVRLDDVGDPA